A section of the Triplophysa dalaica isolate WHDGS20190420 chromosome 8, ASM1584641v1, whole genome shotgun sequence genome encodes:
- the si:dkey-229b18.3 gene encoding uncharacterized protein si:dkey-229b18.3 translates to MSTECTYNAPCSTDDTFRTNQLSAHEQRERAGFANGGGAPVKSSAFFEVIGGSFYRKKLEKGIFQYREVLAEDKRLQSIAIFHEKRQGKSHHTLEDTYRLVAEHYWWEGMYFQVRDFVLNCEECHSKKSECSDVGLVTMMVESHSHDILSKLNSQREAGLFCDITLKTGGGHYFVAHKAVLAAVSEYFQELFTEMDSATDPQSLVDFTGYSEQSLLALLEFSYTSTLNLNLDSLTEVCAMARHLRMWPALEACAAIKKETFQRRSKMHNTAGDPNSIPGPFRRDLSSTPQRKVGLKRRREDEHECVSGSSWNTQVQYRELIVDKTSDESGTEIFNPQLQCQASSSFHVEENGFPCSPNRRMKLMDFKSPSCKKNSPSRHIPSVISSSPCTSTRSSSPSRRLLRSSPGAALALRRLLPKIDLTTKKKRKSSSYRTYKSRSEFIATPSQSQASHVTSVMVKEEDLEEDVCNTIPQDEVHSPRAQEKYKLLSFLGLQRKSLVPGPEELSGWGQKKRLRKLKVSNYSLTARRKPRSEGVTLGLKPSLGALAAVSPSLSLCDMSRMDLLNRPLKAEPQDSLSHESSRKKRRCPAGQAVQPSTRTTRSRSLLQIDSSRIDRPLRRHNRNQDQKTQPQPARRGRLPAHDAYSTSKRMLRIKQEPADSAILQPIQRRNTAYHHQATVNPPKATVPARRGRPPADRTVRATRNSQQRKQYKLGRPAAEEPKSSKVIEAKTKCNYATGMAQAKHSRTKRGTQVKENRKSKALANRKENSEVQYGVVNWDISNTNHHHHHSHPLYKTIKEEPADPLPLTQPFPTSDSSDLGKRQSKPPVKLLDQGFLFGFCRPASGIKQEEESVDIYLTRSVSHASSSHRDLSPNLVRKERVRGRNKPDRTGLNGPHWAGLGNRSTPFSQRLAIQVKTERDETSVSKKLSVVRVSKRSCKVKKEPRKTKNVNKLLPLSSRRSILLESIRRARLKQLQDPKVQELSGAHTCLQCRASYRDCDALIMHRIRHIEGKHWPCPLCSKTFFRQRNVKNHIRTHNPKLYKCRQCIAAH, encoded by the exons ATGTCTACTGAGTGCACCTATAACGCGCCATGTAGTACCGATGACACCTTTCGTACAAATCAACTCTCGGCGCACGAGCAGCGGGAACGCGCGGGCTTCGCGAACGGTGGCGGCGCACCAGTAAAGTCTTCTGCTTTCTTCGAAGTCATCGGCGGCTCTTTTTATCGCAAAAAGTTGGAGAAAGGTATCTTCCAGTACCGAGAGGTGCTGGCTGAAGACAAGCGACTTCAGTCCATAGCCATCTTTCACGAGAAGAGACAGGGAAAGTCGCACCACACCCTGGAGGACACGTATAGACTGGTGGCCGAGCACTATTGGTGGGAAG GAATGTATTTTCAGGTTAGAGACTTTGTCCTCAATTGTGAAGAATGTCATTCCAAGAAGTCAGAG tgttCAGATGTGGGACTCGTCACCATGATGGTAGAATCGCATAGTCATGACATTTTAAGTAAGCTAAATAGTCAACGGGAAGCAGGGCTCTTTTGTGACATTACACTGAAAACCGGTGGTGGCCACTACTTTGTCGCTCACAAGGCCGTTCTTGCAGCAGTAAGCGAGTACTTCCAGGAGTTATTTACTGAAATGGACTCCGCCACTGACCCCCAGTCTCTAGTTGACTTCACAG GTTACAGCGAGCAAAGCTTGCTAGCTTTACTAGAGTTCTCTTACACTTCTACTCTAAACCTGAATCTGGACAGTTTAACAGAGGTTTGTGCCATGGCTCGTCATCTACGCATGTGGCCTGCCCTTGAGGCCTGCGCTGCTATCAAAAAAGAGACTTTTCAGCGACGTTCCAAAATGCACAATACTGCTGGTGATCCAAATTCAATTCCTGGACCTTTCAGGAGAGACCTGTCTTCGACTCCACAAAGAAAGGTAGGCCTGAAGAGAAGGAGAGAGGATGAACATGAATGTGTCTCTGGGTCTTCCTGGAACACCCAAGTGCAATACAGAGAGCTTATTGTTGATAAGACGTCAGATGAATCTGGAACAGAAATATTTAACCCTCAGTTGCAATGCCAAGCATCATCGAGTTTTCATGTTGAGGAAAATGGATTTCCATGTAGCCCAAATCGCAGAATGAAGCTCATGGACTTCAAATCTCCATCCTGCAAGAAAAATTCGCCCTCTCGCCATATACCTTCAGTCATCTCATCCTCTCCATGCACCTCAACTCGTTCTTCTTCTCCGTCACGACGCCTACTTCGTTCCTCACCTGGCGCTGCCCTTGCTTTACGCAGACTCCTGCCTAAAATTGACCTCACCaccaagaaaaaaagaaagtcctCTTCCTACAGAACATACAAGTCTCGATCTGAATTCATAGCGACTCCATCCCAATCTCAGGCAAGTCATGTAACCTCTGTAATGGTGAAAGAGGAGGATCTAGAGGAAGACGTATGCAACACAATCCCTCAGGATGAAGTACACAGCCCCCGTGCACAGGAGAAATATAAACTGCTCAGTTTCCTAGGCTTGCAGAGGAAGTCTCTAGTGCCTGGTCCTGAGGAACTGTCTGGTTGGGGGCAGAAGAAACGACTTAGGAAGTTAAAAGTCAGCAATTATTCCCTCACAGCTAGACGTAAACCTCGTTCAGAGGGTGTCACATTGGGACTTAAACCCAGTCTAGGGGCACTTGCAGCAGTTAGTCCATCTTTGTCCCTCTGTGACATGAGCAGAATGGACTTGTTGAACAGACCACTGAAAGCAGAACCCCAAGACTCATTGAGCCATGAAAGTTcaagaaagaagagacgctgtcCTGCAGGGCAAGCTGTTCAACCGAGTACAAGGACTACACGTAGCAGGTCATTGCTCCAGATAGATTCCAGCAGAATTGATCGACCGCTCAGACGTCACAATAGAAATCAAGACCAAAAAACACAACCGCAGCCTGCAAGAAGAGGTAGGCTTCCAGCGCATGATGCTTATTCCACTTCAAAGAGGATGCTCAGGATAAAACAGGAACCTGCTGACAGTGCTATTCTACAACCTATTCAGAGGCGAAACACTGCCTACCACCACCAGGCAACTGTAAACCCCCCTAAAGCAACAGTTCCAGCACGTAGGGGTCGGCCACCAGCGGATCGGACAGTCAGAGCCACAAGAAACTCACAACAAAGAAAGCAGTACAAACTCGGGCGTCCCGCAGCAGAAGAACCTAAAAGTTCAAAAGTAATTGAAGccaaaacaaaatgcaactaCGCTACAGGAATGGCACAAGCAAAGCACAGCAGAACTAAAAGAGGAACCCAGGTGAAAGAGAACAGAAAATCTAAAGCACTTGCTAATAGAAAAGAGAACTCTGAAGTTCAATATGGTGTCGTGAACTGGGACATTTCCAATACcaaccatcatcatcatcacagccATCCCCTTTATAAAACCATAAAGGAGGAGCCAGCAGATCCCCTGCCCCTAACCCAACCATTCCCAACCTCAGATTCCTCCGATCTAGGTAAGCGTCAAAGTAAACCGCCTGTCAAACTGCTGGATCAAGGTTTCCTCTTCGGTTTCTGTCGGCCAGCAAGTGGAATCAAACAGGAGGAGGAGAGTGTGGACATCTACCTAACTCGGTCAGTCTCTCATGCAAGCAGTTCCCATCGGGATTTGTCACCCAATCTGGTGAGAAAAGAGAGGGTGAGGGGCAGGAATAAGCCAGATCGAACGGGTCTCAATGGGCCTCACTGGGCTGGACTTGGTAACAGGTCGACACCgttttctcaaaggcttgcTATTCAAGTAAAAACGGAGAGAGATGAAACAAGTGTGTCGAAAAAATTGAGTGTTGTTAGAGTCAGCAAAAGGAGTTGTAAGGTCAAGAAAGAACCTAGAAAGACAAAG aaTGTAAACAAGCTGCTTCCTCTGAGCAGTCGCCGTTCCATCCTACTGGAATCCATCCGACGGGCACGTCTCAAACAGCTACAGGATCCTAAAGTTCAGGAGTTAAGTGGAGCACATACTTGTCTGCAGTGCAGAGCCTCTTACAGGGACTGTGATGCCCTCATTATGCATCGTATCAGGCACATTGAAGGCAAACACTGGCCTTGTCCG TTGTGCAGCAAGACTTTCTTCAGACAGAGAAATGTAAAGAATCATATAAGGACACATAATCCCAAACTCTACAAATGCCGCCAGTGTATTGCTGCTCACTGA
- the acp6 gene encoding lysophosphatidic acid phosphatase type 6 has translation MPARNECNSKPVDLTSSLHETFRCIMWARVGLLGSVGLGSVFWSQKNKTEVSPYELKLIQVLFRHGARTPLKSIPDVLEAQWVPELLKAPAHTEIDYKVTDLQGGPRPPSPVEESYRAKILTGGTYPGQLTTLGMQQLYDLGVKLRKRYIEDVPFLTSSFSPKEVYIRSTNIVRTIESAKCLVAGLFQQEQAGVVPILTDKAENEVLYPNYYECKLLKQLSGPRWKESSTLPDIAADLRSIQSALGVDPHQHLDFIHIRDDMVARETHGLPVPTALEHWRNTVEKRAVDMMCYIYEPSNRQIVQMCVGPFFNILLTNIEDKVQGTTSNADRKLFLYSVHDTTLMPCLMALGVFDRKWPPYAADITLELHQHRQTKQHYVKVSYIGQDQKLPGCSDVYCPLNEFKEALAVYSLPEEPYLALCKSTEDQLKL, from the exons ATGCCCGCACGGAATGAGTGCAATTCAAAACCAGTGGATTTGACTTCGTCGCTGCATGAAACCTTCAG GTGCATCATGTGGGCACGTGTGGGTCTTCTAGGTTCAGTGGGCCTTGGGTCCGTGTTTTGGTCCCAAAAGAATAAGACCGAAGTATCTCCATACGAGCTTAAATTAATACAAGTTCTATTCAGACATGGGGCGAGAACCCCGCTGAAATCTATACCGGATGTGTTGGAG GCACAATGGGTCCCTGAGCTACTCAAAGCTCCTGCTCACACTGAAATAGACTATAAGGTTACAGACCTACAAGGAGGACCTAGACCCCCATCTCCAGTGGAGGAAAGCTACAGAGCCAAAATCTTGACA GGTGGAACTTATCCAGGTCAGCTGACCACGCTGGGCATGCAACAGCTGTACGATCTTGGAGTGAAGCTGCGAAAGAGATACATAGAGGACGTGCCGTTCCTCACATCTTCTTTCAGTCCCAAAGAAGTTTA caTTCGCTCAACCAACATCGTAAGGACAATTGAGTCGGCAAAATGTTTGGTGGCAGGACTGTTCCAACAGGAACAAGCAG GTGTTGTGCCCATTCTCACTGATAAGGCAGAGAACGAGGTCCTCTACCCCAACTACTATGAATGCAAACTGCTTAAGCAGCTATCTGG TCCTCGCTGGAAAGAATCATCCACTCTTCCAGACATCGCAGCAGACCTGCGTAGCATCCAGAGCGCGTTGGGGGTCGATCCTCATCAACACCTAGACTTCATCCATATTAGAGATGACATGGTGGCAAGAGAG ACTCATGGCCTGCCAGTTCCTACAGCTCTTGAGCATTGGAGAAATACAGTTGAAAAGAGAGCAGTAGATATGATGTGTTACATCTATGAGCCCAGTAACAG ACagattgtccagatgtgtgtgGGTCCTTTTTTTAACATACTACTGACCAACATTGAAGACAAAGTACAGGGAACAACCTCTAACGCAGACAG AAAGTTGTTCCTATACTCTGTGCATGACACCACATTGATGCCGTGTCTCATGGCTTTGGGAGTTTTTGACAGGAAATGGCCTCCTTATGCTGCTGATATCACACTGGAGTTGCATCAGCACCGGCAAACTAAACAGCACTATGTTAAAGTTTCCTACATTGGTCAG GATCAAAAACTCCCAGGTTGCAGTGACGTGTACTGCCCGCTGAATGAGTTTAAGGAGGCACTGGCTGTCTACTCTCTACCCGAGGAGCCGTACCTGGCCCTCTGCAAAAGTACTGAGGACCAGCTCAAACTTTGA
- the gja5a gene encoding gap junction protein, alpha 5a, producing the protein MGDWSLLGNFLEEVQEHSTTVGKVWLTVLFIFRILVLGTAAESSWGDEQSDFMCDTRQPGCTNVCYDRAFPIAHIRYWVLQIVFVSTPSLIYMGHAMHTVHMEEKRRRREFEAKATAGNEARGEKAYLEHKEKTEEAPPKILLRGALLQTYVLSILIRLVMEVTFVVIQYMLYGIFLGALYHCDTSPCPNPVNCYMSRPTEKNVFIVFMLVVAAVSLFLSVLELYHIGWKQCRPCIKKYADNHANDVRNKTDKAVKPRRATIPIEIPDTVKVPAPSKTCTPPPDFNQCLASNQGPTSPPHPYHHHPFHIHQSCQPFNNRLAHQQNSVNMATERHHHSHDNLDAHEDFLQMSGGSPLPSAPSTPSSHTDFFKDKRRLSKTSGTSSSRVRPGDLAV; encoded by the coding sequence ATGGGGGACTGGAGTCTCCTGGGTAATTTTCTGGAAGAAGTTCAGGAGCATTCCACGACCGTGGGGAAGGTCTGGTTGACCGTGCTGTTCATCTTCCGCATCCTGGTCCTGGGCACGGCTGCAGAGTCATCATGGGGTGATGAGCAGTCTGACTTCATGTGTGACACGCGACAACCTGGTTGCACCAATGTTTGTTATGACCGAGCCTTCCCCATCGCACATATCCGATACTGGGTGCTTCAGATCGTCTTCGTCTCAACTCCATCCCTCATCTACATGGGCCATGCCATGCACACGGTCCACATGGAGGAGAAACGGAGGCGGAGAGAATTTGAGGCGAAAGCTACAGCAGGAAATGAGGCACGAGGAGAGAAGGCGTATTTGGAACATAAAGAGAAAACCGAAGAGGCACCGCCAAAGATCCTCCTCCGGGGGGCATTGCTTCAGACGTATGTCCTAAGCATTTTGATACGTTTAGTCATGGAAGTGACCTTCGTTGTTATCCAATACATGCTGTATGGAATCTTTCTTGGTGCACTGTATCACTGTGACACATCACCATGCCCCAACCCTGTGAATTGTTACATGTCCCGGCCGACTGAGAAAAACGTCTTTATAGTGTTTATGCTAGTGGTGGCAGCTGTTTCGCTCTTTCTCAGTGTGCTGGAGCTGTACCACATCGGCTGGAAACAATGCAGGCCGTGCATTAAAAAGTACGCAGACAACCACGCCAATGATGTCAGGAACAAAACTGACAAAGCAGTCAAACCTAGAAGAGCAACTATTCCAATTGAAATACCTGATACGGTTAAAGTACCAGCTCCTAGCAAAACCTGTACCCCACCTCCAGATTTTAACCAGTGCCTGGCATCAAATCAAGGACCAACATCACCTCCGCATCCTTATCACCACCATCCTTTTCATATCCACCAAAGCTGCCAGCCCTTTAATAACCGCTTAGCCCACCAGCAGAATTCTGTCAATATGGCCACAGAACGACACCATCACAGTCATGACAACCTGGATGCTCATGAAGACTTCCTGCAGATGAGCGGTGGGAGCCCACTGCCCAGCGCCCCCTCAACACCATCATCCCACACAGACTTTTTCAAAGACAAGCGTCGCCTTAGCAAGACAAGTGGCACTAGTAGTAGCAGGGTCAGACCCGGTGATCTGGCTGTTTAG